Part of the Triticum urartu cultivar G1812 chromosome 2, Tu2.1, whole genome shotgun sequence genome, atatcaagaataacaaagtccgttaagatagtaacgttcgaaaccacaacaggcacatcctcacaaataccgatgggtatagtagttgatttatcagccatttgcaaataattttcagtaggtgtcaacttattcaattcaagtctacgataggaagagaaaggcataacactgacaccggctccaagatcacataaatcagttttaacatagtttttttagtggagcatggtatagctggtattcctggatctccaagtttctttagtattccatccttaaaagtataataagcaagcatggtggaaatttcagctttcggtatttttttatttgtaacaatctctttcatatacttagcataaggaggcattttaagcatatcaatCATGAACGCCTGCgcggtaataataaacaaattgattataaaaatgcatgcatcaaagtcatacaaaaattcggcatgaccttccctaaaaataggacatatagaGTTTGCCCGAAATTCGTCGAAACATAAATAGATTGATATTTCgacaaaacataggcaactcaagCACAATTTGGGGgcaactcatgccacacacacaattttcaTCATATCGCACACATACACATATTTCCATTCTTGCAAAAGCACACATTTTTAATCacctatctcgagatcgagcacggtgatgatgatgtcgATCACGTCGCCACACACCTAGGGAATGATCAAAAGTGGTCAAAGCTTACTTCTTGACATGGCTAGATCTAGTTAGGGAGGTACATAGGTCACTTCTTTAAATGGGTAGATCTACCTAGCTAGTTGGGGGAGGGTATGACTTTAACTAATGGAGggggaggaaaaagagaaaggagttgtattaatggaggtggtgtagttagctaggagcaataaagagagagaaagagaggtaAAAGAAAGGGGGTAATGGTGGGGAGAAGTAGCGAGGAAGAAGCAAAGTGAGGGAGAGAAAAGGTGGGAGCTAGGGGAAAGTGAACAGAAGAAATGATGGGGGAGGGGGGAGGAAAAGGTGGTGGCTGcgctttagcagtagcgcgggaacAGAAAACGTGATGCTGCTAAaattgtagcagtagcgcgctccTGGGAGAcgcgcacgcgctactgctaagtgggGCCTGCCATGTGGCCAAGTTCAAACTTAGCAATAGCGCCCTACCCTaaaaacgcgctactactattttCTTAGCAGTAACGTGGTTTTTGcaagggcgctactactatacctAGCCTGGCGACAATAGTGTGACAATTATAGTAGTAGCACCTTTTCTTCTTGTCGCGCTACTGCTATGTTGATAGCAGCAGCGCCCTTTGTGACCAcgtgctactgctacttagcagtagcgcctcaTTTTAGCTAGCGGTATTGATAAgcttctgtgtataaggttttccctagtagtgtctcTTCACCGCGCTGAGCGACgagctcctccgcctccctcttgACCGGCGGCAGCGGTGTGCACGAGCTGCTCGCGCTGGAGGAGCTGCCCTCGCCAGAGAGCCGAGCTGCCACCGGTCGTACTCCTCTGCCTCGCGACGGCGGCGGCTCAAGGCCCCCGTTCGTGTACCGCCGGGCGGACCGCTTCCTCGCCGCGTCGGCGGCGGTGTAGTGATTCCGCTCGGGGTCCTCGCCTTCGCCGGCTCCACGGCCGGGGCTCCACATCACGCGCCACATGGTGGCGGATCGGCATTAGCGGCGTCGGCTGGTGGATTTGAGTTGCCGGCCGCAAGAAATCAAAGAGGAAAGGGGGGATTGCGTCGGCGGGGAAATAGGATTCCACCCCATATAGTGAACACAGACCCGTAGATATACTACTTGGAGGGTGTTTTTCTGAACCGCTATAAACACTTTATGGGGCGGTACGGGTCTGGTATGACCTAGAAAGCAGATCAAACCTATATAGTCGCCGGAATTATACGGCCGGACCGCTTATAAAAGATCCGCCGGAGATGCTCAAAATGCCGTAAAGTTTCGTGTCCTGTAGATCCATGGCTTTCCGTTGCTGCGATGACCTGTAAAGTAGCATCTGCGGCAAGAATGAGCGCGTGTAGAGCATCGGATGACTTTGCCTTGTGCCGCTGCTTCTCGCTTTCTTTAATCAGTTCGGTCTGGCCGCGGATCCCGTGAAGGCGATGATTCCCTGGCCGTCATGGTCCTAGGCCCCAAGGAAACGCCGCAAGGAGCCAAAGTTTTGTTCCCAGATTTGTGTGGAGAGCATGGTCATCTGCGATGTCGTACGCCCGGAGATTCGAATTGAATATCTACACGTCTCAAAAGGGCCAGAGGGGATCAGGGGAAATTTACACGTCCCGAAAAAGGAAATCCACATATCTATACGTTTGTGTTGTTTAAAAAAGAAATCTAGACGCAAACTAACATATGATTGGATAGTTAGGAGGATAGTGGTATTCTCAGCCCATTAGGGCTTCTAGTGCTCACAtttatttctgaatttatttcaAGATTTCCGACGATGCATGTTTAATGAGGGAGACGTTCCTGTCGACAACGAGACGCCTACGATGACTTCGTAGAATCTCAAGATGATATATCGTctcagtctttcggaggtgctcataagGATAGGGTGAGGGTGTGCATGTGCACGTTCATAGAGGTAAGTGTAAGCGCATGTATATAGGTGCTTTGCGTTTGTACCATGTTTAAAAAAAAAATCTAGATGTTGTATGCATCTTCACCTCGTACCTTTTTGTGTTAGGTTTTCGTATACTATCGGAAATCCCTGTACATTTTGGGCCGTTAAAAATGTTGCACTCTCCTTGTAGTGGTCTTCGATGAAGACACATCACCAACGCGTGGACTTCGGtgtctttttctctctctttacACCCTTCATGTTTCAGCATCTCACTCTCTTACATTCTCTCGAGCTCTCTCTCATAGTTTCATGTCTGCGCTATTGGCCGTTCACCCACCTCCTCTCCCTCGGCTTCTTTCCCTTTGTGAGTTCTAGTGCAAGCACGGTATATGCCCCAACCAGGGCCTTGGTGTTGGTGCCGCCTTTTGTTTTTGCCTCCACATGTGACGGCAATTAACATCGGTAGTGCCTGGTATAGTTGCTAGTGGTGTGGAGCGTACATGATGTGCAACCACATGCCACCATAGGGCAGGAAGGTAGGGGCACAACCATCGAAGGGAGATTGAGTTAAAGGGCAGATGTTGCAATGGCAGTACTAGCTAGGTAACGTGTGCGCGTATAACAAGGACATGAGAGGAAAGTCGGAGTGAAACCATACATCCATCGAAACTCGTAGATGGACGACATCACAAGTTGGTCTGTGAGTAGACTCAACGGCACCATCGAGGGGCTACGGTAGATTAGTTGGTTTATTTATTGTACACATTTGGCGATTTTCTTTCTTTAATTAGCTTATTGTGTTTTTGCGAATATTTTAAATTAGCTTGATAGATGGGACAAATGGATAGCTTGGAGCGGCTTGGCGAGAATGGAGAGGAGGTGGGGGTTATATATATAAAGAATAGCGTGACATATGGATATAATGGGAAGGTAAAACTTTTTTTTTCTAACAAGCCTTGGTTTTCTTTATTCCTTATCAAAGATTACATCCTTTATAAGCGACTGCATGAGAAAACTAGGGGTTTAATTGACCCACGCACAAATATTTAAGTATACTAAAAAATATCTATCTCATACGCTGCAACATCTACTTTGCTGGGGCATAATAACTTAAAAACGTCGTCAAGAAAACTTGCATGCAACATGCAGTCATGAAAAATTGCTGAACTTGCAGTGGCAGAAAACCCCCTGAGTTATGAGTCGAGATCACCTGCTTACTATCAGACTAAAGAATAGCTTTGAGAAGAAATTCCACAAAAAGAAatgagaagaagaaaaagaaagaaatcGTGGTCGAAttgggcctcggcccaatctatctACGCAAATACAAAGCCACAAACTGGGCAACTGGATTCGTGGCAACACAAAACCAAGGGCGTAGCGACTACCGTCCATTCTTCACGGACGCTGctatgcggtcccacatgtcatccTCGGATGGCCATCTCCCTTCTCCACTTATAAAATGTTGGCACGCTCTCGCCCCTCGTCtccctccctcctctccatcgtcttcttcccAGCCTCACCTACTGCTACTCTTTCTCTCTCCACCCAAAACTGAATCCCCAAAGCGCCAGCGACAGAATCACGCGACGACGCGAATCTTCGTCCCGTAAACCCTAGCGCGGTCTACCCTCCTCAGCCCGGAGCCGTCTCCGTCGCCTCGCCCACCGGATTCCCCGACGAGGTAACCCGCTCGACCCCCCAACGGAACCCTAGGAAATTTGGTTGTTGTTCCATCGAGATTGATCGAATTGGCGGGCTATTCAGGGTTTTGGGAGGGTGGTGCGCCGCCCCTGCCGTCCGGGGATAGCCTGCGCGTCTCGATCTCGGGGGAGCTAGGGTTTTGTGATCTGAGGCCTCGAGGTCAGCGGCGTCGCCCTGGTTCTGATGAGAATTGGCAGTCTAATGCTCAGATTGGCCGCCGGCGACGACGAGAGGAGCAGCTTCgttggcagcggcggcggaggccTCAGGTTCACCGCTCCCAAGGTCCGTACACGGGACAAGGGCGCCCCTATATCCCTCTAAGTCCAGAGGGTTGCTGGTGTTGAGACGTGGAGCCTTCGCTGAAGAAACTGGGGAATGACGAGGATCTTCGTGCAGCGTGGGCCCGGTGGCTCCTCGTCCAACTCGGCTCGCTCGGGCTCACAGGcactgcagcagcaacagcagcagcagcagaacCAGCCAGCAGCAGCTGCCCGGGAGGAGGAGCTTACGGTGCAGCCGCAGCCACTGGAGCTCTTGGCTTCAGGTGATACGACTGAGCATCTACTTGAGGGTGGCGAAAGTAGTAGCAATGATCCTTCAAGGCTGGTTGAAACTGTGTCTGAGAGCTCAAGTCATGTGGAAGAGGGATCTGAGAGAGAGAAACCCCCCAAGGATGACTCCAATGTGACCGATCCCCCTTTCTTGATGGAGCTGTCAGGACTCCAGCTTTCGGATCAGTTTGAGCAGGCGAATCCTGTGCAGTCAGGCACTGTGCCATCGCAGATAACCGGCGCAGCATCACACCCACCGCCTCCTCCGGCTCCACCACCAAAACCATCATCATCTGCTAATAATGGGTTGAGGAGAATGGGATCTGGAAGCTCAAATGGTGTGCGGATTGGATCTTCAAGAAGGCCAACTGCTTGGCCACCAGTGGCAGCTTGGACATCTGCTTCGGGTTCTCGCCCTTCTTCCCCTAGGTCACTTGCTGATTGTGAAGGGTACAATAGTGCAGATGAGCAAGGTGCCTGTTACACCTCTAGCTATGATGATTCGGTATGATCTCTTGTCTGGTTCTGTTATGCGTGGACTTTAATTTTGGATCTTAAGCATATAGTTAGTATAGTTAGTTTATGTACTACATCAACATTGATCATATAAAGATAATGGCGTAGATGTTTTGGATTCCTTGCAACTGAATGGTGCACTTTTGTGGGGCTGGGTTTAGTTAGGAGTATGAATAATAGATGATTCCTTTAATTGCTTATTATGATCAGTAAGTAGATATGCCTAAATAATCCTGGTCTATGAAATCTCAATGTCTCCTGCTTATATTTGCTAGTGGCTACTTCTCTACGCACATTGAATGGTGCACTTTCATGGAGCTGTTTTTAGTTAGGAGTATGGTTAATTGCTTTAATTGCTTATTATGACTAGTAAGTAGATATGCCTATATAATCCTGGTCTATAATATTTCAATGTCTCTTGCTTATATTTGTTAGTGGCTGTTTTGCTACGTACACTGAATGGTGCACTTTGCGCAGCTGTTTTTAGTTAAGAGTATAATAATAGATGATTGCTTTGATTGCTTATTCTGATTAGTAAGTAGATATGCCTTTCTAATCCTGGTCCATAAAATGTCATTGTCTCTTGATTATATTTATTAGTGTCTGATTTCTACGTACAGGGTGAGTAAGTATAATTTTGTACTGGTCCTGATGTATTTTATTTCCCTCAGGAAAGGGAGCATATGTTCGAACATGACCTAAGGCGAGTGAAAGGGTTTGAAATAAGAAAGATGGCAGCAGATGGGAATTGCCTGTTCAGAGCAGTTGCTGATCAAGTTTATGGCGATCCAGAAACTTATGATATGGCTAGGCAGATGTGTGTTGACTATATGGTAGGTTGCATATTTTCATCTGAGTAGTAATTTTTCCAGAGTTGAGTTTGTGTTTTCAAGACAATCATTTATTGCCAGTGAGTAGAGTAATAGCACTTATCCCTACACTTTTAATTCATTAACTCAATTCACAAGCTTTGGCTATTCATTATTTTAGCATATTATTTCCTTGTCTCCTTGTTCATGCCACTTTGCTAGGTTTACAATAATCTAGACGTATTTTTTTCTTGAACACGTGCTAAAATGTGTGTTGTTTGTataaggagaacaccaagaaggCATGAACTTACAAGGGTAAACCGGCAAAATCTAGAAGAACAAAAAGTTCTAAGCTTACCAAAAACGTAGATGCTACCTAGACGTAAATGATATTTGCTGGATAGTATGTAGTTTAACTTAACCTAGTTCCAGTCTTCTAGTTGATGACTGGTATAGGTTGCTGCCTGGCTGATTGGTGATAGTGAGCCGTCTATTAAGCAAGATAGCTTCAGAGGCAGCACCCAGTAACTCAGGCAGCACTTTGTTAAAAACACTTGCAGCCCTTCCCGTCAAAACTTGTTGCTACTTTACtctttttggtatttttttggAAGAATATCATCAAATACTGAATGTGCCATAATAACGCAAAATTCTGCCAATTTCATTGTGAATCAACTGTGCGGTTGAATATCAATGTATGGCATATTGCTGATTGACAATTTTCTTATCTGCCTGCAGGAATGTATCTGATTATATATTATTTTAGATTGTTTGCAGTTTTTTCATCATTTACCCACTCACCTTTATTTAGCAATGTGCCCTGTGGTTTACAGCATAATTTTTTAGTTACACTACTGCCAATGTGGCCACCACTTCCACAGTTAGCTTTCCTAGCAAAATGCTCTACAGTATGGTATTATTTGGTAATTCAGTGTAAGCAGGTGAAAGCATGCGCAAACTACGTGGCTTCTTTGTGCTTGGGACATAGCATAATACATGGAATAAAACTGTTATTACTTCATCTGGTTTAACGTACTTGTCATTTTATTAGCTTCATGCATGTAAAACAAGAGGGTTTAATACTTTTTTAACTTTTGAGTTATCGGCATAGTTAACCCCAAGGACTTTGTACCCATTTACGTAGGTCATTAATAtgggcattttataaaaatgttcaccCAGAAGCCCAAAATTACATCTATTTGCAAACTGATGCAAACTTCCAAATTTCTTACCTATTTTGGACTGGCGTAGTTAATACTCAGTAGCAAGGCAATTGAAGTGCTCATTGTGTTTTTCTTTTTTCACTCCAGGAAAGAGAGCGGGATCATTTTTCTCAGTTCATGACGGAGGGCTTTACACCATATTgtaaaaggaaaagaaaagacAAGGTAGGGTTTTACATGCCTGGTATGCTTGCTTAAAATGGGTAGGCAAATCATTACTCACATATTTGTTTGTCCCTCATTTGTACAAGATGACTTCCAAGATTAGAATGCCTTTTCCAATTGAATTAATTATTTTATCGACTCCTGTTTGATTTTATACGTCATTCATGTTCCCCCGCACAAGCATTTTCCACCTGTCTAGATCTCGTACTCCTGCAGAGACTTATTTAAAATGTGCTATTTATTCTGTATTTGGTAGTATATGTGCTTTCATATGGGGAGGCAATGAGGCATGCACTTCTCCCTACTTGACCTGTTCTACTGCACACATTTTTTTTTTGTACAGCAATACTGCATCAATGTATATAGGGTATGTTTGGTTTACAACCAATACGAGACA contains:
- the LOC125538157 gene encoding OVARIAN TUMOR DOMAIN-containing deubiquitinating enzyme 6 codes for the protein MTRIFVQRGPGGSSSNSARSGSQALQQQQQQQQNQPAAAAREEELTVQPQPLELLASGDTTEHLLEGGESSSNDPSRLVETVSESSSHVEEGSEREKPPKDDSNVTDPPFLMELSGLQLSDQFEQANPVQSGTVPSQITGAASHPPPPPAPPPKPSSSANNGLRRMGSGSSNGVRIGSSRRPTAWPPVAAWTSASGSRPSSPRSLADCEGYNSADEQGACYTSSYDDSEREHMFEHDLRRVKGFEIRKMAADGNCLFRAVADQVYGDPETYDMARQMCVDYMERERDHFSQFMTEGFTPYCKRKRKDKVYGNNIEIQAFAEMYNRPIHIYSYSTEPINIFQGSYNTDVPPVRLSYHHGNHYNSVVDPRRLTVGAGLGFSSLRGTNSVDRDQVKAAIKAQQDQQIENALLAEGRLYSDLELTEKEIERMVMEASRAEYLNQQQVNFRESSRSGAEPSSSAAISGSSGSAADRGSENCFVLPDTVLTRSMQLLLAMGFSYMQVMEAYSIFGEDMDSMICYLVEMGGTGASAGGSNRRKGKAAE